In Nostoc sp. CENA543, a single genomic region encodes these proteins:
- a CDS encoding anthranilate synthase component I, whose protein sequence is MWYWRSLPLENRTGAEIFSALFYPHTTSQIATLLESPYPTPTNQPQLSRYSICAGAPRIVNGVPQMWTPALGGIFPLLEELLLSRGGGGQGGQGGQGRQYKISPLSPPSPLSPLSSPPSHLPFIGGWLGWLGYDAAWEIEGLPYTKPDPLPFPVAFWYQPEDFAVLDHFQQVLWLAASDATNLDELELRLRRTNTKNSAQHITPVTYYPVAPEFLTSQLDYEAAVNRAKKYIQAGDIFQANLSLRFSATTSASGWSIYQALHTINPSPFASYWRTPWGEVISCSPERLVLLENDEAQTRPIAGTRSRGITKEQDQQLATELLSNTKERAEHIMLVDLERNDLGRVCEWGTVTVDELLTIERYSHVMHLVSNVTGKLRSDRTPVDLIRALFPGGTITGCPKVRCMEIIEELEPVRRSLFYGSCGYLDWRGNLDLNIFIRTLLLTPNPQSNTVWGQVGAGIVADSDPEKEWYESLHKAQAQLAALKMVN, encoded by the coding sequence ATGTGGTACTGGCGATCGCTTCCATTAGAAAATCGTACTGGTGCGGAAATTTTCTCTGCGCTATTTTATCCCCACACAACATCTCAAATCGCTACTCTCCTCGAAAGTCCTTACCCAACACCCACTAATCAACCCCAACTGAGTCGCTATTCCATTTGTGCAGGCGCGCCCAGAATAGTCAATGGCGTACCTCAGATGTGGACACCAGCCTTGGGGGGGATTTTTCCTTTGCTGGAGGAGTTGCTGCTAAGTCGGGGAGGAGGGGGACAAGGTGGACAAGGTGGACAAGGTAGACAATATAAAATTTCTCCCTTGTCTCCCCCCTCTCCCTTGTCTCCCTTGTCTTCCCCCCCCTCCCACCTCCCCTTCATCGGTGGATGGCTGGGCTGGTTGGGTTATGACGCAGCTTGGGAAATTGAAGGGCTACCTTATACCAAACCTGATCCTTTGCCCTTTCCTGTGGCTTTTTGGTATCAACCAGAAGATTTTGCTGTGTTAGATCATTTCCAGCAAGTCTTATGGTTAGCGGCTAGTGATGCGACTAATCTCGATGAGTTGGAACTGCGTTTAAGACGAACAAACACAAAAAATTCAGCCCAACACATTACACCTGTTACTTATTATCCCGTCGCACCAGAATTTTTAACATCTCAGCTAGATTACGAAGCCGCAGTTAATCGTGCTAAAAAATACATTCAAGCAGGAGATATCTTTCAAGCCAACCTATCTTTAAGATTTTCTGCTACTACCTCCGCTAGTGGTTGGTCAATTTATCAAGCCTTGCATACAATTAATCCTTCACCCTTTGCTAGCTATTGGCGCACACCGTGGGGGGAAGTGATTAGCTGTTCACCAGAAAGATTAGTCTTGTTAGAGAATGACGAAGCCCAAACTCGACCCATTGCCGGCACGCGATCGCGTGGTATAACCAAAGAACAAGACCAGCAACTAGCCACAGAACTCCTCAGCAACACCAAAGAACGGGCAGAACATATCATGCTGGTTGATTTGGAACGCAATGATTTAGGGCGAGTCTGCGAATGGGGAACAGTCACCGTTGATGAATTGCTAACAATTGAGAGATATAGTCACGTTATGCACCTTGTTAGCAATGTTACAGGCAAACTCAGGAGCGATCGCACCCCCGTAGATTTAATCCGCGCCCTATTTCCTGGCGGGACAATTACAGGTTGTCCCAAAGTTCGGTGCATGGAAATTATCGAAGAACTCGAACCAGTACGCCGCAGTTTATTCTACGGTTCATGCGGCTATTTAGATTGGCGAGGCAACCTAGATTTAAACATCTTCATCCGCACCTTACTACTAACCCCCAACCCCCAATCAAACACCGTTTGGGGACAAGTAGGTGCAGGCATAGTTGCCGACAGCGACCCCGAAAAAGAATGGTATGAATCTCTGCACAAAGCCCAAGCGCAATTAGCCGCGCTGAAGATGGTTAATTAG
- a CDS encoding energy-coupling factor transporter transmembrane protein EcfT, with the protein MDLLRSLPLGLYLEQPQTWLHKLDPRVKFIWLMSFLTSYSFANNQWRILLVALLIIFTLAARIPRRVWQQQMGWLLTLTFLVFALTAVFPDGLGINYQPRLPANSQALAPLSNTAKATNEPKQVKTSKDYNYILFHQGPVKISRRTLDLGTRISTILFTVIYSTTLYLLTTAPEEITAGIESLMQPLRRLKIPVTEITLTLTLSLRFIPLVLEEIQNLIRSIMTRAINWKKLGLKGGFKVWMIVAERLLENLLLRAEQMASAMMVRGFTSPNEHRVPWHDLRLKSWDWLAIATLTIFWGIRIFVGQQI; encoded by the coding sequence ATGGATTTACTGCGATCGCTACCATTAGGACTTTATCTCGAACAGCCCCAAACTTGGTTACATAAACTCGATCCCAGAGTCAAGTTTATCTGGTTGATGAGTTTTCTGACTAGTTACAGTTTTGCTAATAATCAGTGGCGCATACTTCTAGTAGCACTGCTCATTATTTTTACTTTAGCTGCTAGAATTCCCCGAAGAGTTTGGCAACAACAAATGGGCTGGCTATTAACACTAACGTTTCTAGTGTTCGCCTTGACAGCAGTTTTTCCTGATGGCTTGGGTATTAATTATCAGCCGCGTTTACCAGCGAATTCCCAAGCTTTAGCCCCACTCAGCAACACTGCTAAAGCTACAAATGAGCCAAAACAAGTAAAAACTAGCAAAGACTATAACTACATTCTCTTTCATCAAGGGCCTGTCAAAATTAGCCGTCGGACTTTAGATTTGGGAACACGCATCAGTACAATTTTGTTTACGGTAATTTATAGCACCACGCTATATTTATTAACAACAGCACCAGAAGAGATTACTGCCGGGATAGAAAGTTTGATGCAGCCCCTACGCCGCTTGAAAATCCCTGTTACAGAAATTACCTTAACACTCACTTTATCCTTGAGATTCATTCCCCTAGTCTTAGAGGAAATACAAAATTTAATTCGTTCCATCATGACAAGGGCGATTAATTGGAAAAAGTTAGGTTTAAAAGGCGGATTTAAAGTCTGGATGATTGTCGCCGAGAGATTATTAGAAAACCTATTATTACGTGCTGAACAAATGGCTAGTGCGATGATGGTACGCGGTTTTACCAGTCCTAACGAACACCGAGTCCCGTGGCACGATTTACGTTTAAAATCATGGGATTGGCTAGCGATCGCAACTCTCACAATTTTTTGGGGAATTAGAATCTTTGTAGGACAGCAAATTTAG
- the der gene encoding ribosome biogenesis GTPase Der, whose protein sequence is MGLPIVAIIGRPNVGKSTLVNRLAGEQTAIVHDEPGVTRDRTYMPAYWNDREFLVVDTGGLVFNDDTEFLPLIRQQALAALTEASAAIFVVNGQTGPNSADEEIAEWLRQQPVPVFLAVNKCESPEQGLIQAAEFWELGLGEPYPISAIHGNGTGDLLDELIKHIPVVTEVQEDNEIKIAIVGRPNVGKSSLLNAFVGEERAIVSPISGTTRDAIDTFLERDGQAYRLIDTAGIRKKKSVEYGTEFFSINRSFKAIRRADVVLLVLDALDGVTEQDQKLAGRIIEEGRACIIVVNKWDAVEKDSYTIYDYEKNLEARLHFTEWADTIFVSALTGQRVEKILELVNQAAAEHKRRVSTSVINEVLEDALKWHSPPTTRGGKQGRIYYGTQVSSQPPTIALFVNDAKRFNDNYRRYIERQFRQQLGFKGTPLRLLWRSKKVREMELGSVNRATRV, encoded by the coding sequence ATGGGACTGCCAATTGTTGCAATTATCGGTCGCCCCAATGTGGGCAAATCTACCCTGGTTAATCGACTCGCCGGGGAACAAACGGCGATTGTCCATGATGAACCGGGTGTGACACGCGATCGCACTTATATGCCAGCTTACTGGAACGATCGCGAGTTTTTGGTGGTAGATACTGGCGGTTTGGTATTTAATGATGACACCGAATTTCTGCCCCTGATTCGTCAACAGGCTTTAGCAGCTTTGACAGAAGCTAGTGCTGCCATATTTGTTGTGAATGGTCAAACAGGCCCCAATTCGGCAGATGAAGAAATAGCCGAATGGTTACGTCAACAACCAGTACCCGTCTTCCTCGCCGTGAATAAATGTGAATCCCCAGAACAGGGATTAATTCAGGCGGCGGAATTTTGGGAACTGGGCTTAGGAGAACCATACCCTATCTCTGCGATTCATGGCAACGGTACAGGGGACTTACTAGACGAACTCATTAAACACATTCCTGTGGTGACAGAAGTACAGGAAGATAATGAAATTAAAATTGCGATCGTTGGTCGTCCTAATGTTGGTAAATCTAGTTTATTAAATGCTTTTGTCGGCGAAGAAAGAGCAATTGTTAGCCCAATTTCTGGGACAACTCGTGATGCAATTGACACTTTTTTAGAACGAGATGGACAAGCTTATCGCCTAATTGATACAGCTGGAATTCGGAAAAAGAAAAGTGTCGAATATGGAACGGAATTTTTCAGTATTAATCGGTCTTTTAAAGCCATCCGCCGCGCCGATGTGGTTTTATTAGTTTTAGATGCTCTAGATGGCGTGACAGAACAAGACCAAAAATTAGCAGGACGCATTATTGAAGAAGGTAGAGCCTGTATTATTGTTGTCAATAAATGGGATGCTGTAGAAAAAGATTCCTATACTATTTACGACTACGAAAAAAATCTCGAAGCTAGACTACATTTTACTGAATGGGCTGATACTATTTTCGTTAGTGCCTTAACCGGACAACGGGTAGAAAAGATTTTAGAATTAGTCAATCAAGCCGCCGCCGAACATAAACGCCGTGTCAGTACATCAGTAATTAATGAAGTGTTGGAAGATGCTCTCAAGTGGCACTCTCCCCCAACCACACGGGGTGGAAAACAGGGCAGAATTTATTACGGTACACAAGTCAGTAGCCAACCACCCACCATTGCGTTATTCGTCAATGATGCAAAACGCTTTAACGACAACTATCGCCGCTACATCGAAAGACAATTCCGCCAACAACTAGGATTTAAAGGTACTCCCCTGCGGTTACTTTGGCGTAGTAAGAAAGTTAGAGAAATGGAACTTGGTAGCGTTAACCGTGCAACTCGTGTTTGA
- a CDS encoding metallophosphoesterase, with translation MRNHKWLLEASQIVLQYFRWLFLLIFCIILYAKFIEPNWIEIKTLQLTLPHLPAEFNGYRIAQISDIHRDRWMTVPRLRRIVHLVNEQHPDLVAITGDLVTRNLPQLIPSLKPALEQLTPRDRTVAVLGNHDHENDTQAIIRTLKQSGVFDLNNHIYTLKRDNATLYIAGVDDVGMGKARLDLVLQQLPPQGAAILLAHEPDFANTSAATGKFDLQLSGHSHGGQIRLPFLRPLILPPWGEKYYAGEYQIGKMLLYTNRGLGMTGLHLRLFARPEITIITLASPRLSN, from the coding sequence TTGAGAAATCACAAGTGGCTGCTGGAAGCCAGTCAAATTGTCTTGCAATATTTTCGCTGGTTATTTTTACTAATATTCTGCATCATACTATACGCCAAATTTATTGAACCCAATTGGATTGAGATCAAAACTTTACAACTCACTCTTCCCCATCTGCCAGCAGAGTTTAATGGCTATCGCATAGCGCAGATTAGCGATATTCATCGGGATAGATGGATGACTGTGCCACGTTTACGCCGTATTGTGCATTTAGTAAACGAACAACACCCTGATTTAGTGGCAATTACAGGGGATTTAGTCACTCGTAATCTACCGCAATTAATCCCATCACTCAAGCCTGCTTTAGAACAGCTTACACCACGGGATAGAACCGTCGCCGTTTTGGGTAATCATGACCACGAAAACGACACCCAAGCCATAATTAGAACTCTCAAACAAAGCGGCGTTTTTGACTTAAATAATCACATCTACACGTTAAAAAGAGATAACGCCACACTTTATATAGCGGGAGTTGATGACGTAGGTATGGGTAAAGCCCGCCTAGATTTAGTATTACAGCAACTACCACCACAGGGAGCAGCCATTTTATTAGCCCATGAACCAGACTTTGCCAACACCAGCGCAGCCACGGGAAAATTTGACTTACAACTATCAGGACACTCCCACGGCGGACAAATCCGGCTACCGTTCTTAAGACCCCTCATTTTACCGCCTTGGGGTGAAAAATATTACGCAGGAGAATATCAAATCGGCAAAATGCTCCTATACACCAACCGAGGTTTAGGAATGACAGGCTTACATCTGCGTTTATTCGCCCGTCCCGAAATTACTATAATTACCCTAGCCTCTCCCAGACTATCAAACTAA
- a CDS encoding bifunctional serine/threonine-protein kinase/formylglycine-generating enzyme family protein produces the protein MPQPGDILRNHYKIVKILGSGGFGDTYLAQDIDLPNHPKCVVKHLKPNPDPKVLEIVRRLFDSEAQVLYRLGNDSDQIPRLFAHFEEQGEFYLVQEFIDGQDLSYEIIPGERLTEIAVIKLLQEILEVLAIVHKQNIIHRDIKPQNLMRRRQDGKIVLIDFGAVKEVEAMTVNTQGQTSLSVAIGSLGYMPSEQAAGRPKLSSDVYAVGMLGIQALTGKQPQELPRDSTTDEVIWRNLANVSEKLADMLNKMVSYDFRDRYPSAVEALAAIKSLQQQQRQVTPTVPTPQPQPRQVTPPPKPKLQPQQPQAPLPKSTPTKIITPSWSRRKVIQTVAFAGAGLGLAIIVSRLSQSDSGEISTTDITTTPEPTSSPRLSSPTSLNNLQTFQFETVTVDARGNITKRRNEQARYFTEDLGNGVTLEMVQIPGGTFTMGSPETEKDRDSDESPQRQVTVPGFFMGKYEITQEQYQAIMGKNPSNFKGDKRPVEQVSWDDAVEFCEKLSQKTGKTYRLPSETEWEYACRAGTTTPFYFGETITTDLANYRGTDWTIVNRTYSTYSGNYGNGPKGLYRQQTTPVGSFPPNTFGLYDMHGNVWEWCQDNYHDNYNGAPTDGSVWANNDNFSRLLRGGSWDVTPGFCRSADRDRFTSEYRLNYMGFRVVFVSA, from the coding sequence ATGCCTCAGCCCGGCGACATCCTCCGCAACCACTATAAAATAGTTAAAATCCTTGGAAGTGGTGGATTTGGTGACACCTACCTAGCGCAAGATATCGACCTACCCAACCATCCCAAGTGTGTAGTCAAACACCTCAAACCCAACCCAGACCCCAAAGTATTAGAAATCGTCAGAAGATTATTTGATAGTGAAGCCCAAGTATTATACCGACTAGGCAACGATAGCGACCAAATACCCCGACTATTCGCCCACTTTGAAGAACAAGGGGAATTTTATCTAGTCCAAGAATTTATCGATGGGCAAGATTTAAGCTATGAAATCATTCCTGGTGAAAGGTTAACAGAAATAGCCGTCATCAAACTATTACAAGAAATATTAGAAGTATTAGCAATAGTCCACAAACAGAACATCATTCACCGCGACATCAAACCCCAAAACTTAATGCGTCGCCGACAAGATGGTAAAATCGTGCTAATTGACTTTGGTGCAGTCAAAGAAGTTGAAGCCATGACGGTGAACACCCAAGGTCAAACAAGTTTGAGTGTTGCTATTGGTAGTCTTGGTTATATGCCCAGTGAACAAGCAGCCGGACGACCGAAATTATCGAGTGATGTATATGCAGTGGGGATGTTAGGGATTCAAGCGTTAACAGGGAAACAACCCCAAGAACTACCCAGGGATTCTACAACTGATGAAGTAATTTGGCGCAATTTGGCAAATGTCAGCGAGAAGTTGGCAGATATGTTAAATAAGATGGTGAGTTATGACTTTCGGGATAGATACCCTTCAGCAGTAGAAGCGTTAGCAGCAATTAAATCACTACAGCAACAACAGCGACAAGTAACGCCAACTGTTCCCACACCACAACCACAACCGCGACAAGTAACGCCACCGCCAAAACCTAAACTACAGCCACAACAGCCACAAGCACCACTACCAAAATCTACACCAACAAAAATCATTACTCCAAGTTGGTCACGACGCAAGGTAATACAAACGGTTGCTTTTGCGGGTGCTGGGTTGGGTCTAGCAATCATCGTATCGCGCCTATCGCAGTCTGATTCAGGAGAAATCAGCACAACTGACATAACAACGACACCAGAACCTACAAGTAGTCCGCGTCTCTCGTCTCCTACTTCTCTCAATAACTTACAAACCTTTCAATTTGAAACGGTGACGGTAGATGCACGAGGGAACATCACCAAACGCCGCAATGAGCAAGCAAGATATTTTACGGAAGACTTGGGGAATGGTGTCACATTGGAGATGGTGCAGATACCGGGGGGAACATTTACAATGGGTTCACCGGAAACCGAGAAAGACCGAGACTCAGATGAAAGTCCCCAGCGACAGGTGACAGTTCCCGGCTTCTTCATGGGGAAATATGAAATCACCCAGGAGCAGTATCAAGCCATCATGGGAAAAAATCCTTCCAACTTCAAAGGTGATAAACGACCTGTAGAACAAGTCAGTTGGGATGATGCGGTAGAATTTTGTGAGAAATTGAGCCAGAAAACAGGAAAAACCTACAGGCTACCCAGCGAGACGGAATGGGAATATGCCTGTCGTGCAGGGACAACCACACCGTTTTATTTTGGGGAAACCATTACTACAGATTTAGCAAACTATAGAGGAACAGATTGGACTATAGTTAACAGAACGTACTCAACGTACTCAGGTAATTATGGTAATGGACCAAAAGGACTATATCGCCAGCAAACAACCCCTGTAGGTAGTTTTCCACCTAACACCTTTGGTTTATATGATATGCACGGGAATGTTTGGGAGTGGTGTCAAGACAATTACCATGATAATTACAATGGCGCACCAACTGATGGGAGTGTGTGGGCTAATAATGATAATTTTTCTCGTCTACTGCGTGGTGGTTCTTGGGATGTCACCCCAGGTTTCTGTCGTAGTGCGGATCGTGACAGGTTCACGTCCGAATACCGTCTCAACTATATGGGTTTTCGCGTCGTTTTTGTTTCCGCGTAA
- a CDS encoding acetolactate synthase large subunit, translating to MNTAELLVKCLENEGVEYVFGLPGEENLHVLEAIKHSSIKFITTRHEQGAAFMADVYGRLTGKAGVCLSTLGPGATNLMTGVADANLDGAPLVAITGQVGTDRMHIESHQYLDLVAMFAPVTKWNKQIVRPSITPEVVRKAFKRSQTEKPGAVHIDLPENIAAMPVEGKPLHKDNIEKTFASFASIRAAAAAISQAVNPLILVGNGAIRAQASDAVTQFATQMNIPVANTFMGKGVIPYTHPLALWSVGLQQRDFITCGFDNTDLVIAIGYDLIEFSPKKWNPEGKIPIVHIGASSAEIDSSYIPKVEVVGDISDSLMEILKVADRHGKPNPYAISLRAEIREDYEQYANDEGYPIKPQKLIYDLRQVMGPDDIVISDVGAHKMWIARHYHCHSPNTCLISNGFAAMGIAIPGALAAKLVYPNRKVVAATGDGGFMMNCQELETALRVGTPFVTVIFNDGGYGLIEWKQENHFGKGQSSFVHFGNPDFVKLAESMGLKGYRVESTLDLIPVLKEALAQDVPAVIDCPVDYRENRRFTQKAGELSCEV from the coding sequence ATGAATACGGCAGAATTATTGGTCAAATGTTTAGAAAACGAAGGTGTCGAATATGTTTTTGGTCTTCCTGGCGAGGAGAATTTACACGTATTAGAAGCGATTAAACATTCATCTATTAAGTTTATTACTACCCGTCATGAACAGGGTGCAGCTTTCATGGCTGATGTCTACGGACGACTGACAGGAAAAGCTGGTGTGTGTCTTTCTACCCTTGGCCCTGGGGCAACCAATCTAATGACTGGTGTCGCAGATGCTAACCTAGACGGTGCGCCATTAGTGGCAATTACCGGACAGGTGGGAACAGATAGAATGCACATTGAATCCCACCAATATTTAGATTTAGTGGCAATGTTTGCCCCCGTAACTAAGTGGAATAAACAGATAGTTAGACCGAGTATTACACCAGAAGTAGTGCGAAAAGCCTTCAAGCGATCGCAAACCGAAAAACCAGGTGCAGTGCATATAGATTTACCAGAAAATATTGCCGCTATGCCCGTAGAGGGCAAACCATTACATAAAGATAATATCGAAAAAACTTTCGCCTCTTTTGCCAGTATTCGCGCCGCCGCCGCCGCCATTTCTCAAGCAGTTAACCCCTTAATTTTAGTCGGCAATGGGGCAATTCGCGCCCAAGCTAGCGATGCGGTGACGCAATTTGCTACCCAAATGAATATTCCTGTGGCTAATACATTTATGGGTAAAGGTGTTATTCCTTATACTCATCCTTTAGCACTCTGGTCAGTAGGATTACAACAACGAGATTTTATTACTTGTGGTTTTGATAATACAGATTTAGTCATTGCTATTGGTTATGACTTAATTGAATTTTCACCGAAAAAATGGAATCCCGAAGGCAAAATTCCCATTGTTCATATCGGTGCCAGTTCTGCGGAAATTGATAGCAGTTATATTCCCAAAGTAGAAGTAGTTGGAGATATTTCTGATTCTTTGATGGAGATTTTAAAAGTAGCAGATCGACACGGCAAACCCAACCCCTATGCTATTAGTTTACGCGCAGAAATCCGCGAAGATTATGAACAATATGCCAATGATGAAGGCTATCCCATCAAACCGCAAAAATTAATTTATGACTTACGCCAAGTCATGGGGCCAGATGATATCGTCATTTCCGACGTAGGCGCGCATAAAATGTGGATTGCCCGTCATTATCATTGTCATAGTCCCAATACTTGTTTAATTTCTAATGGCTTCGCTGCTATGGGAATTGCCATTCCTGGTGCTTTAGCCGCCAAACTTGTCTATCCTAATCGCAAAGTTGTAGCCGCAACCGGCGATGGTGGCTTTATGATGAATTGCCAAGAATTAGAAACAGCATTGCGTGTTGGCACACCATTTGTCACGGTAATTTTTAATGATGGTGGCTACGGTTTAATTGAGTGGAAACAAGAAAATCATTTCGGTAAAGGACAATCATCTTTCGTGCATTTTGGCAATCCCGATTTTGTCAAATTAGCTGAAAGTATGGGTTTGAAAGGTTATCGAGTCGAATCAACTTTAGACTTAATTCCTGTGTTGAAAGAAGCCTTAGCCCAAGATGTACCGGCTGTCATTGATTGCCCTGTAGACTACAGAGAAAACCGCCGCTTTACTCAAAAAGCCGGTGAGTTAAGTTGTGAAGTGTAA
- a CDS encoding NAD-dependent succinate-semialdehyde dehydrogenase produces MAIATINPATGETLKTFEPLNDTEIAAKLNSAQQTFENYRNTSFKERSQWLNTAASILEQDKADFAKLMTIEMGKPYKAAIAEVEKCAAVCRYYAENAADFLADVSVKTDASHSFVRYQPLGIILAVMPWNFPFWQVFRFAAPALMAGNVGLLKHASNVPQCALAIEDIIKRAGFPGGAFQTLLIGAAQVADLMADERVKAATLTGSEPAGASLAAAAGTQIKKTVLELGGSDPFIVLESADLPLAAATATQARMLNTGQSCIAAKRFIVAEAIADQFEQLLLEKFTALKVGDPMLPDTDLGPLATPGILQDLDQQVKTAVQSGGKILTGGHPLDIPGNFYPPTIIIDIPADSQIAQEEFFGPVALLFRVPNIDAAIKLANATPFGLGASAWTNNHQERDRLITEIEAGAVFINGLVKSDPRLPFGGIKRSGYGRELSIQGIHEFVNVKTVWVK; encoded by the coding sequence ATGGCGATCGCCACTATCAATCCCGCCACTGGGGAAACGCTCAAAACCTTTGAGCCACTCAACGATACAGAAATTGCTGCTAAATTAAATTCGGCACAACAGACTTTTGAAAATTACCGCAACACAAGTTTTAAAGAGCGATCGCAGTGGTTAAATACAGCTGCGTCAATTTTAGAGCAAGATAAGGCTGATTTCGCTAAACTCATGACTATTGAAATGGGTAAGCCTTACAAAGCTGCGATCGCAGAAGTGGAAAAATGCGCTGCTGTGTGTCGTTACTACGCTGAAAATGCTGCCGATTTCTTGGCTGATGTGTCGGTAAAAACTGATGCTAGCCACAGTTTTGTGCGCTATCAACCTTTGGGAATCATTCTCGCTGTGATGCCGTGGAATTTTCCTTTTTGGCAGGTGTTTAGATTTGCTGCACCTGCACTGATGGCGGGAAATGTCGGCTTACTCAAACACGCCTCTAATGTTCCGCAGTGCGCTTTAGCAATTGAAGATATTATCAAACGGGCTGGTTTTCCTGGAGGTGCATTTCAAACTTTATTAATCGGTGCGGCACAAGTTGCCGATTTAATGGCAGATGAAAGGGTAAAAGCTGCTACCTTAACCGGTAGTGAACCTGCTGGCGCATCCCTAGCGGCGGCGGCGGGAACACAAATTAAAAAAACCGTGTTGGAATTAGGGGGAAGTGACCCATTTATTGTACTAGAAAGTGCTGATTTACCCCTAGCCGCAGCCACCGCCACACAAGCCAGAATGTTAAATACTGGTCAATCTTGTATTGCTGCAAAACGCTTTATTGTAGCAGAAGCGATCGCCGATCAATTTGAGCAGTTGCTGTTAGAAAAATTCACAGCCTTGAAAGTCGGCGACCCCATGCTTCCCGACACTGATTTAGGCCCTTTAGCCACACCTGGAATTCTCCAAGATTTAGACCAACAAGTCAAAACTGCCGTTCAAAGTGGGGGAAAAATCTTAACAGGTGGACATCCTTTAGATATTCCTGGCAACTTTTATCCACCAACAATTATCATAGATATCCCTGCTGACTCACAAATTGCCCAAGAAGAATTTTTTGGCCCGGTAGCTTTATTATTTCGTGTGCCAAATATAGATGCTGCGATTAAACTAGCAAATGCTACACCCTTCGGCTTAGGTGCGAGTGCTTGGACAAATAATCACCAAGAACGCGATCGCTTAATTACAGAAATCGAAGCAGGCGCAGTATTTATTAACGGCTTAGTTAAATCCGACCCCCGGCTACCATTTGGTGGCATTAAACGTTCTGGGTATGGACGAGAACTCAGCATTCAAGGCATACACGAATTCGTCAATGTTAAAACTGTTTGGGTTAAATAG
- a CDS encoding DUF1622 domain-containing protein produces the protein MKKESLLESLVNLLLPLALIFGLVLILNINVGKIETTKVSRIPLESWLKLLVGYLAATAEIAAALVIGLAVIRGTIYYFRQIFARSRQHFDSTEVVRLQLGRSLALGLEFTVASDILRTAVAPTRQDLLNLAAIVLLRTLLNYFLEREIRLVEQAHSTSRENIPIANLERIE, from the coding sequence ATGAAAAAAGAATCATTGCTTGAGTCTCTAGTAAATCTACTGCTACCTCTGGCATTAATTTTTGGGTTGGTACTAATTTTAAATATCAATGTTGGTAAGATTGAGACCACGAAAGTTTCTAGAATTCCCTTGGAATCATGGCTTAAGCTGCTTGTTGGTTATTTAGCAGCAACAGCAGAAATCGCTGCTGCTTTAGTAATTGGATTAGCGGTGATTCGAGGAACTATATATTATTTTCGGCAAATATTTGCTCGTTCTCGGCAACATTTTGATTCTACAGAAGTGGTGCGTCTGCAATTAGGTAGATCATTGGCATTAGGTTTAGAATTTACTGTTGCTAGTGATATCTTGCGAACAGCAGTTGCACCTACACGCCAAGATTTATTAAATCTGGCCGCAATTGTGTTGTTAAGAACTCTGTTGAATTACTTTTTAGAAAGAGAGATTAGATTAGTGGAACAGGCTCACTCTACTAGTCGAGAAAATATTCCTATTGCAAATTTAGAGAGAATAGAATAA